Proteins co-encoded in one Populus trichocarpa isolate Nisqually-1 chromosome 10, P.trichocarpa_v4.1, whole genome shotgun sequence genomic window:
- the LOC7496479 gene encoding GATA transcription factor 16 isoform X1, whose protein sequence is MLDPCERQGSESEEMSSKSLETESPQKKTCADCGTSKTPLWRGGPAGPKSLCNACGIRSRKKKRDILGLNKGGAAANDKRAKKGSTNNGSSNYNNNNKQLGDGLKQRLLALGREVLVQGSTVERRRRKLGEEEQAAVLLMALSYGSVYA, encoded by the exons ATGCTGGATCCATGTGAGAGA CAGGGATCAGAGTCTGAAGAAATGAGTAGCAAATCACTAGAAACCGAGAGCCCACAGAAGAAGACTTGTGCTGATTGTGGCACTTCAAAGACTCCACTTTGGAGAGGTGGTCCAGCTGGTCCTAAG TCACTGTGTAATGCTTGTGGGATTAGGagcaggaagaagaagagggataTATTAGGGTTGAATAAGGGAGGGGCAGCAGCAAATGACAAGAGAGCCAAGAAAGGGAGCACTAACAATGGCTCAagtaattataataacaataacaagcAATTAGGTGATGGGTTAAAGCAGAGATTACTGGCTCTGGGTAGAGAAGTCTTGGTTCAAGGATCAACAGTGGAGAGGCGAAGGAGGAAGCTAGGTGAAGAAGAGCAAGCTGCAGTGTTATTGATGGCCCTATCTTATGGCTCTGTTTATGCTTGA
- the LOC7496479 gene encoding GATA transcription factor 16 isoform X2 — MLDPCERGSESEEMSSKSLETESPQKKTCADCGTSKTPLWRGGPAGPKSLCNACGIRSRKKKRDILGLNKGGAAANDKRAKKGSTNNGSSNYNNNNKQLGDGLKQRLLALGREVLVQGSTVERRRRKLGEEEQAAVLLMALSYGSVYA; from the exons ATGCTGGATCCATGTGAGAGA GGATCAGAGTCTGAAGAAATGAGTAGCAAATCACTAGAAACCGAGAGCCCACAGAAGAAGACTTGTGCTGATTGTGGCACTTCAAAGACTCCACTTTGGAGAGGTGGTCCAGCTGGTCCTAAG TCACTGTGTAATGCTTGTGGGATTAGGagcaggaagaagaagagggataTATTAGGGTTGAATAAGGGAGGGGCAGCAGCAAATGACAAGAGAGCCAAGAAAGGGAGCACTAACAATGGCTCAagtaattataataacaataacaagcAATTAGGTGATGGGTTAAAGCAGAGATTACTGGCTCTGGGTAGAGAAGTCTTGGTTCAAGGATCAACAGTGGAGAGGCGAAGGAGGAAGCTAGGTGAAGAAGAGCAAGCTGCAGTGTTATTGATGGCCCTATCTTATGGCTCTGTTTATGCTTGA